One window of the Chloroflexi bacterium ADurb.Bin180 genome contains the following:
- the ydhX_2 gene encoding putative ferredoxin-like protein YdhX precursor, translating into MEKQFPRIICDPDKCVCCGDCEMACSMTKHQVFNPSLARIRTMRIEPIVMLAVGCKACADAPCVLACPRNALTQDPEKGIILVDQEMCDGCGWCIEACDFGAILLNPATKRVEICDHCADEEEPQCVKFCKKEALTLAVPETASQQVRKDAVSRLLQELVTGK; encoded by the coding sequence ATGGAGAAACAGTTCCCACGCATCATCTGCGATCCCGACAAATGCGTGTGTTGTGGAGACTGCGAGATGGCCTGCTCCATGACCAAACATCAGGTTTTTAACCCGTCGCTGGCCCGCATTCGCACGATGCGCATTGAACCCATCGTGATGCTTGCCGTCGGCTGCAAGGCCTGTGCCGATGCCCCCTGCGTGCTGGCCTGCCCTCGCAATGCCCTCACCCAGGACCCCGAAAAGGGCATCATTCTGGTAGATCAGGAGATGTGCGACGGCTGTGGGTGGTGCATCGAGGCGTGTGACTTTGGTGCCATCCTGTTGAATCCCGCGACTAAGCGTGTCGAGATCTGCGATCACTGTGCCGACGAGGAAGAGCCACAGTGCGTCAAGTTCTGCAAGAAAGAAGCTCTGACGCTCGCTGTGCCCGAGACCGCCTCGCAGCAAGTAC